From Salvelinus sp. IW2-2015 linkage group LG18, ASM291031v2, whole genome shotgun sequence, a single genomic window includes:
- the lipf gene encoding lysosomal acid lipase/cholesteryl ester hydrolase translates to MVWVLLLVAFLNTGAVQCQRSSLKDSKRLDPEVNMNISEIIRHWGYPTEEHDVVTEDGYILSVNRIPHGLKKGDDPKPAVYLQHGLLAAGSNWVTNLPNTSLAYLLADAGYDVWIGNSRGNTWSRRHITLSPDHNEFWQFSYDEMAKKDLPAVVNHILKTTGQEQIYYIGHSQGTTIAFVAFSSMPELASKIKMFFGLAPVATVAFSASPMSKLSIFPDFLIWDVFGKKDFMPQSALIKWFATNVCSKKPLSELCGNLFFVLCGFDELNLNMTRTPVYTSHCPAGTSVQNMIHWSQAVHSGKLMAYDYGRAGNMAHYNQSTPPLYNIQDMKVPTALWSGGHDTLADPKDIAMLLNQVPNLVYHRHIEHWEHLDFIWGLDAPQEMYSEIIKLMSQQDLV, encoded by the exons ATGGTGTGGGTTCTACTTTTAGTGGCTTTCCTGAACACTGGAGCGGTCCAGTGTCAGAGATCCTCGCTGAAAGACAGTAAAAGACTGGACCCAGAGGTCAACATGAACATT agTGAGATCATCAGGCATTGGGGCTACCCGACAGAGGAGCACGACGTCGTCACAGAGGACGGCTACATCCTGAGTGTCAACCGGATCCCACACGGTCTGAAGAAAGGTGACG atcccAAGCCTGCAGTGTACCTCCAGCATGGTCTCCTGGCTGCGGGGAGTAACTGGGTGACCAACCTGCCCAACACCAGCCTGGCTTACCTGCTAGCAGACGCTGGCTACGACGTCTGGATCGGCAACAGCAGGGGAAACACCTGGTCCAGGAGACACATCACACTCAGCCCTGACCACAACGAGTTCTGGCAGTTCAG TTATGATGAGATGGCAAAGAAGGACCTGCCAGCAGTGGTCAACCACATTCTGAAGACCACAGGCCAGGAGCAGATCTACTATATCGGCCACTCTCAGGGAACCACTATTG CTTTTGTTGCATTCTCTTCCATGCCTGAGCTGGCAAGCAAAATCAAGATGTTCTTCGGCCTGGCTCCAGTGGCCACTGTGGCTTTCTCTGCCAGCCCCATGAGCAAGCTCTCCATCTTCCCCGATTTCCTCATTTGG GATGTGTTTGGGAAGAAGGACTTCATGCCTCAGAGTGCTCTCATTAAGTGGTTCGCCACCAACGTCTGCAGTAAGAAACCTCTTAGTGAGCTGTGTGGAAACCTCTTCTTCGTCCTCTGTGGCTTCGATGAGCTGAACCTCAACATG ACTCGCACACCTGTGTACACCTCCCACTGCCCAGCAGGGACCTCAGTCCAGAACATGATCCACTGGTCTCAG GCAGTGCATAGTGGRAAGCTGATGGCCTATGACTACGGGAGAGCAGGGAACATGGCTCACTATAACCAG TCGACCCCCCCGCTGTACAACATCCAGGACATGAAGGTGCCTACGGCCCTGTGGTCCGGAGGTCACGACACCCTGGCTGACCCTAAGGACATTGCCATGCTGCTCAACCAGGTCCCCAACCTGGTGTACCACCGCCACATTGAGCACTGGGAACATCTGGACTTCATCTGGGGTCTGGACGCCCCCCAGGAGATGTACAGTGAGATAATCAAACTGATGAGTCAGCAGGACTTGGTGTGA